Proteins from one Romboutsia sp. CE17 genomic window:
- a CDS encoding ABC transporter permease, with translation MLGKLFKYEFKSTAKVFLPLYVTLLVVAIINGFFLNSEIFNVQGLLMMVFGALLIALFVITVVVLIQRFSKNLLGDEGYLMFTLPVKSSSIILSKYLVAILWTLLSGIVSVVAFFLIALIPLVMDGAINLSEYFGIFAEGLKIVFQSDYITFVINIMLLVFISYSMFIFTVYLALSMGQLPVFNNHRNLASFISFIGINVLLSSIRNLLMTMFFKVSGEQMLSNIEINSLNDATTLINSGFIFGIVVNLVLLVGLFFGTKFILDKKLNLE, from the coding sequence ATGTTAGGTAAATTATTTAAATATGAGTTTAAATCAACTGCTAAGGTATTTTTACCACTTTATGTAACTTTATTAGTGGTTGCGATTATAAATGGATTTTTTTTAAATTCTGAAATATTTAACGTACAAGGGTTACTAATGATGGTATTTGGAGCCTTGCTTATAGCTTTATTTGTTATAACTGTAGTAGTTTTAATTCAAAGATTTAGTAAAAATTTATTAGGCGATGAAGGATACTTAATGTTTACACTTCCTGTAAAATCCTCGTCTATAATTTTATCTAAGTACTTAGTTGCTATTTTATGGACATTGCTTAGTGGTATAGTTTCAGTAGTTGCATTTTTCTTAATAGCGCTTATACCTTTAGTTATGGATGGTGCAATTAATTTATCAGAGTATTTTGGAATATTTGCGGAAGGCTTAAAAATTGTATTTCAAAGTGATTATATAACTTTTGTAATAAACATTATGTTACTTGTGTTTATTAGTTACTCTATGTTTATATTTACTGTATACTTAGCTCTTTCTATGGGGCAGTTACCAGTGTTTAATAATCATAGAAATTTAGCATCTTTCATTAGTTTTATAGGTATAAATGTTTTACTTTCTTCCATAAGAAATTTACTTATGACGATGTTTTTTAAGGTTTCTGGAGAACAAATGTTATCGAATATTGAGATTAATTCATTAAATGATGCAACTACTTTAATTAATAGTGGATTTATTTTCGGCATAGTGGTTAATTTAGTATTATTAGTTGGATTATTCTTTGGAACTAAGTTTATATTAGATAAGAAATTAAACTTAGAGTAG
- a CDS encoding 50S ribosomal protein L25/general stress protein Ctc has protein sequence METINVQKRDFNVKAKKMRRLGMVPGDVFGKSLPESISIQMEEAVARRLIRLNREGSKLVMNIDGQILPVQIKEKSLNTVNDEILHISFQALTAGEKVNSVIHIIIDNDEKIAGILERMQLEIPYTSLPEDMIDTITIDVDGMKPGTVLTVGEIPELKSDKIELHVDSESIVLRVSEKKNYNPIAVEG, from the coding sequence ATGGAAACTATTAATGTTCAAAAACGAGATTTTAATGTAAAGGCAAAAAAGATGAGACGACTCGGGATGGTTCCTGGAGATGTGTTTGGTAAATCTTTGCCAGAATCAATATCAATTCAAATGGAAGAAGCCGTTGCACGCAGATTGATTCGCCTCAACCGTGAAGGTAGTAAATTGGTGATGAATATTGATGGGCAAATATTACCGGTACAAATCAAGGAAAAATCTTTGAATACAGTTAATGATGAAATTTTACACATAAGTTTTCAAGCATTAACTGCAGGTGAAAAAGTCAACAGTGTAATTCATATCATTATTGACAATGATGAGAAAATAGCAGGTATACTAGAGAGAATGCAGCTTGAAATTCCATATACTTCTTTACCTGAAGATATGATTGATACGATAACTATTGATGTTGATGGAATGAAGCCAGGTACTGTTTTAACTGTTGGAGAAATTCCTGAACTAAAGAGCGATAAAATTGAACTACATGTTGATTCAGAGAGTATCGTACTGCGTGTAAGTGAAAAAAAGAATTATAATCCAATAGCCGTTGAAGGGTAA
- a CDS encoding CarD family transcriptional regulator, with protein sequence MMFNVDDYIMYGKTGVCKVVDITNEKFINGEKRKYYILSPIYNNDTVIKIPLDNDKVPMRKVISKGDMTALINDIPNMEILWIDDEKKRIAQFETMLKSGQCEELIKLIKSIKFSKKYARSIGKKLEKTDRDIMKEAERLLTEEFAIILNVYPNEASSYILSQID encoded by the coding sequence ATGATGTTTAATGTTGACGATTATATAATGTATGGTAAGACAGGAGTATGTAAAGTTGTAGATATAACTAACGAGAAATTTATAAATGGAGAGAAAAGAAAATATTATATATTAAGTCCTATTTATAATAATGACACAGTAATAAAAATCCCTTTAGACAATGACAAAGTTCCAATGAGAAAGGTAATTTCTAAAGGTGATATGACTGCATTAATAAATGATATACCAAATATGGAAATATTATGGATAGATGATGAAAAAAAGAGAATTGCTCAATTTGAAACAATGCTTAAAAGTGGTCAATGTGAGGAACTAATTAAATTAATAAAAAGTATAAAATTTAGTAAAAAATATGCACGGTCTATTGGTAAAAAATTAGAAAAAACAGACAGAGATATTATGAAAGAAGCAGAAAGATTGCTAACAGAAGAGTTTGCAATTATTTTAAATGTTTATCCTAATGAAGCAAGTTCATATATATTAAGTCAAATAGATTAA
- a CDS encoding CarD family transcriptional regulator → MYKIGEFIIYGNCGLCKVEDIGPIDISGINNEKDYYTLKPVYEDGKIFTPIDTDVFMRAISTYEEAQQLIERIPYMEEMDCSEKSINILQSKYKSFIKTYDCEDLLSVILGIYKKEYNAINKGKKLGQIDEKFMKLAQGLINDEFSIVLGISREEVEKYIKEKVRDRQYNN, encoded by the coding sequence ATGTACAAAATTGGAGAATTTATTATTTATGGTAATTGTGGACTATGTAAAGTAGAGGATATAGGTCCAATTGATATTTCAGGTATTAACAATGAAAAGGATTATTACACGTTAAAACCAGTATATGAAGATGGAAAAATATTCACACCAATAGATACAGATGTATTTATGCGAGCGATTTCTACGTATGAAGAAGCTCAACAATTGATAGAACGTATTCCTTACATGGAAGAAATGGACTGTAGTGAGAAAAGTATAAATATATTACAATCTAAATATAAAAGTTTTATTAAAACGTATGATTGTGAAGATTTATTATCTGTAATATTAGGTATTTATAAGAAGGAATATAATGCAATAAATAAAGGGAAAAAACTAGGTCAAATAGATGAAAAATTCATGAAATTGGCTCAAGGATTGATTAATGATGAATTTTCAATTGTTTTAGGAATATCTAGAGAAGAAGTAGAAAAATATATTAAAGAAAAAGTTAGAGATAGACAATATAATAACTAA
- a CDS encoding conjugated bile salt MFS transporter, producing MENTKQKSTFFYGWLIVIGCMLIQAVPYSLAANIQPAFTNYVTSGEGFTYTQFSLIFTIGTIVSAICSPFIGKLYSHPKANIKLLYVLGVVLVGVGFAAMSLAGGNIFAYYALSILVQIGSAIISAIGVPTLINSWFTENKGIAMGLAFSGGGLGNMILQQFAGKWLSNPAIGYKGAYLRFGLLAIIVSLPIALFIMRLPKSKSELEMNKSKKSKKTSSQSSDWGYTFAEVSKIKYFWIFSISFVFVGLYVGGMALQFIPYLQTLEQNQVFTLGSALVASLFGLASIFGNLCGGVLFDKLGIIKSLLLAGLLVITCGLSLIFVGQINALGFVFAICLGISMFSYIIGPSYMTGALFGNKEFGTILGIVQIFFAVGFGSGSTIFGLIVDKSGFTNAWISTIIYAVIAYAGLLYSTSSIIKMNKDNNVIETKKIA from the coding sequence ATGGAAAACACAAAACAAAAAAGTACATTTTTTTATGGTTGGTTAATAGTTATAGGTTGTATGCTTATTCAAGCTGTACCATATTCATTAGCAGCTAATATCCAACCTGCATTTACAAATTATGTAACTTCAGGAGAAGGCTTTACTTATACTCAATTTTCACTAATATTCACAATTGGTACTATAGTATCTGCTATATGTTCTCCTTTTATAGGAAAGTTATATTCTCATCCTAAAGCAAATATAAAATTACTATATGTATTAGGTGTAGTTTTAGTAGGAGTTGGATTTGCAGCTATGTCTTTAGCTGGAGGAAATATATTCGCTTATTATGCACTATCTATATTAGTTCAAATAGGATCTGCTATAATATCAGCTATAGGTGTTCCTACACTTATAAATAGTTGGTTTACAGAAAATAAAGGTATTGCAATGGGACTTGCTTTTTCTGGTGGAGGACTTGGTAATATGATTCTTCAACAATTTGCAGGTAAATGGCTATCTAATCCAGCAATTGGATATAAAGGTGCTTATTTAAGATTCGGATTATTAGCTATAATAGTATCATTACCAATAGCACTATTTATAATGAGATTGCCAAAATCAAAATCTGAATTAGAAATGAATAAATCAAAGAAATCTAAAAAGACTTCATCACAAAGTTCTGATTGGGGATATACTTTTGCAGAAGTTAGTAAAATTAAATACTTCTGGATTTTCTCAATATCATTTGTATTTGTGGGATTATATGTTGGTGGAATGGCATTACAATTTATACCATACTTACAAACATTAGAACAAAATCAGGTATTCACTCTAGGATCAGCTTTAGTTGCTTCTCTATTCGGGTTAGCTTCAATATTCGGAAACCTTTGCGGTGGTGTTCTATTTGATAAACTTGGTATAATAAAATCTCTTTTACTAGCAGGTCTTTTAGTTATAACTTGTGGTTTATCTTTAATTTTTGTAGGTCAAATAAATGCACTTGGATTTGTATTTGCAATTTGTTTAGGTATATCTATGTTCTCATATATAATAGGTCCTTCTTATATGACGGGTGCTTTATTTGGTAACAAAGAATTTGGTACTATATTAGGTATTGTACAAATATTCTTTGCTGTTGGATTTGGTTCAGGTTCTACAATATTTGGATTAATAGTTGATAAGTCTGGATTTACAAATGCATGGATATCTACAATAATTTATGCTGTAATAGCTTATGCAGGATTATTATACTCTACTAGTTCAATTATAAAAATGAATAAAGATAATAATGTAATTGAAACTAAGAAAATAGCATAA
- a CDS encoding YeiH family protein — protein MKRNNNNFLKNIKDILPGLIVSVLVAYLSMLIAKFVPKLGAASIAIFLGMFVGNVFLNHDIFQKGYKFSETDLLSYSIVLLGATLSISTISEIGFSGVIFIVLQMTITIIGALYIGKKLGFSDNFRYMMASGNAVCGSSAIAATSPVIGADDKEKGISITIVNVTGIVLMFLLPMISQFLYNNEITQTSAMIGGILQSVGQVVASGAMVNEHVKDLSTIFKIVRIIFLVVVVFVLGHLKHKSNKEIIKEEVQDIEKGKIKVPWYVIGFFITCALFSLNIISNDVSILCKEISNKFEIIALAAIGLRVNVKDLIKQGKSVSLYGLFIGLLQIVSAITLIGILL, from the coding sequence ATGAAAAGAAACAATAATAATTTTCTAAAAAATATAAAAGATATATTACCTGGACTTATAGTTTCTGTATTAGTAGCATATTTAAGTATGCTTATTGCAAAATTTGTTCCAAAACTTGGAGCTGCATCTATAGCTATATTCTTAGGTATGTTTGTAGGTAATGTATTTTTAAATCACGATATATTCCAAAAGGGATATAAATTTTCAGAAACTGACTTGCTGTCGTACTCAATAGTATTATTAGGTGCAACATTAAGTATATCTACTATATCTGAAATTGGATTTTCTGGAGTAATATTTATAGTATTACAAATGACAATTACAATAATAGGAGCTTTATATATCGGAAAAAAATTAGGTTTTTCAGATAACTTCAGATATATGATGGCAAGTGGTAATGCAGTATGTGGATCTTCTGCAATAGCAGCAACATCACCTGTAATCGGAGCTGATGATAAGGAAAAAGGAATATCAATAACTATTGTCAATGTAACTGGTATAGTCCTTATGTTCTTATTACCTATGATATCTCAATTCTTATATAATAATGAGATTACTCAAACATCTGCCATGATTGGAGGTATATTACAATCTGTAGGACAAGTTGTCGCTAGTGGTGCGATGGTAAATGAACATGTAAAAGATTTATCTACAATATTTAAAATTGTACGTATTATATTTTTAGTTGTTGTTGTATTTGTATTAGGTCATCTAAAACATAAATCAAATAAAGAAATTATAAAAGAAGAAGTACAAGATATAGAAAAAGGAAAAATAAAAGTTCCATGGTATGTAATAGGATTCTTTATAACTTGTGCCTTATTCTCTCTAAATATAATAAGCAATGATGTTTCAATTCTTTGCAAAGAAATAAGCAATAAATTTGAAATAATCGCTTTAGCCGCTATCGGATTAAGAGTTAATGTAAAAGATTTAATTAAACAAGGAAAATCAGTATCTCTATATGGATTATTTATAGGGCTATTACAAATAGTTTCTGCAATAACTTTAATCGGAATATTATTATAA
- a CDS encoding conjugated bile salt MFS transporter has protein sequence MKDEALQSNSNNKKKYLIVFICMFMQAIPFGVAQNIQPLFIPYVINDFGFSLAAFSLIFTFGAMASAAFSPFLGKLFGKINIKILFIIGTVLSSLGFLGFGFAKTLPQFYILSAVSQVGCVLFSGLGVPYVINNWFPKKGRGKALGIAFSGGSIGNVFLQQITSQMLASNGASYSYIVFGLISLLCSLPAILLFIRMPKDNEVEVAEENINELNEVDKGFEGLGAKATTKNKYFWIFSIGYAIIAIAISALSTQYATYFTGELGMSATLVGTLGSVFALFCLIGNVTGGALFDKIGTLKTMSISLVLSIIAIIGLMMSSKFHSLAFLFSVAYGLNVYSYMSAPAFMATDVFGKKESSVILGIISLLFALGFAFGSTLFGMIVDNFGFNAGWIVMLVCVLLGYALLLTSIKKVKDQNEKLA, from the coding sequence ATGAAAGATGAAGCATTACAAAGTAATAGCAATAATAAGAAAAAATATTTAATAGTATTTATATGTATGTTCATGCAAGCCATACCATTTGGAGTTGCACAAAATATTCAACCATTATTCATACCATATGTAATTAATGATTTTGGATTTTCACTAGCAGCTTTCTCTTTAATTTTTACATTTGGGGCTATGGCCTCTGCAGCATTTTCTCCATTTTTAGGGAAATTATTTGGTAAGATAAATATAAAAATATTATTTATAATAGGTACAGTATTATCATCATTAGGATTTTTAGGATTTGGTTTTGCTAAGACTTTACCTCAATTCTATATATTATCAGCAGTATCTCAAGTAGGATGTGTTTTATTCTCTGGACTAGGAGTTCCATATGTGATAAACAACTGGTTCCCTAAAAAAGGTAGAGGTAAAGCTTTAGGTATAGCATTCTCTGGTGGTTCTATAGGAAATGTATTTTTACAACAAATTACATCACAAATGTTAGCATCAAATGGTGCTAGTTATAGTTACATAGTATTTGGATTAATATCATTATTATGTAGTTTACCAGCAATTTTATTATTCATAAGAATGCCTAAAGATAATGAAGTAGAAGTAGCTGAAGAAAATATAAATGAATTAAATGAAGTGGATAAAGGATTTGAAGGTTTAGGAGCAAAAGCAACAACTAAGAATAAATATTTTTGGATATTTTCAATAGGATATGCAATAATAGCAATTGCTATATCAGCATTAAGTACTCAATATGCAACATATTTTACAGGAGAGCTTGGAATGAGTGCAACACTAGTTGGGACATTAGGTTCAGTATTTGCACTATTCTGCCTAATAGGAAATGTAACTGGAGGAGCTTTATTTGATAAAATAGGTACGTTAAAAACAATGTCTATATCATTAGTACTTTCAATTATAGCTATAATAGGATTAATGATGTCAAGTAAATTTCATAGTTTAGCATTTTTATTCTCTGTAGCATATGGTTTAAATGTTTACTCATATATGTCAGCACCAGCATTTATGGCTACAGATGTATTTGGTAAAAAAGAATCTAGTGTAATATTAGGTATTATAAGTCTTCTATTTGCATTAGGATTTGCATTCGGTTCAACATTATTTGGTATGATAGTAGATAATTTTGGATTTAATGCAGGATGGATAGTAATGTTAGTATGTGTACTTTTAGGATATGCTTTATTACTTACATCAATAAAAAAAGTCAAAGATCAAAATGAAAAATTAGCATAA
- a CDS encoding LysR family transcriptional regulator has translation MNIRKLEIFYRTAKCLNMSQVAKDMYISQPSISQCISEIESEIDTKLFDRIGKKLYLTHEGQIFYEYTRRILNIYEEGINVVRSSKSNKGKLVIGASTTIGTYIMPYIIHKFNQKEKDIEISMIIDNKQNIEELILNNKVDIGFIEGTVNSKEIILKDIWMDELVFISSVDHEWNGKKYLDIEDLKNNKFIIREDGSGTRERFEDFLENKDIKFDSYIELSNLEAILNYVKLNIGVSCLPYMSVLSEENSKSINVYRLKDHNINRSLYSAIHKDKYISKPIECFMEFCEKTDILNNK, from the coding sequence ATGAATATTAGAAAATTAGAGATTTTTTATAGAACAGCTAAGTGTTTAAATATGAGTCAAGTAGCAAAGGATATGTATATTAGCCAACCATCAATAAGTCAATGTATATCTGAAATTGAGTCAGAAATTGATACAAAATTGTTTGATAGAATAGGTAAGAAGCTGTATTTGACACATGAAGGTCAAATTTTTTATGAATATACAAGAAGAATATTAAATATTTATGAAGAAGGAATAAATGTAGTACGTTCATCTAAGTCTAATAAAGGAAAATTAGTTATTGGTGCAAGTACAACTATAGGTACATATATAATGCCTTATATAATACATAAATTTAATCAAAAAGAAAAAGATATTGAAATATCTATGATTATAGATAACAAGCAGAATATAGAAGAACTTATACTGAATAATAAAGTAGACATTGGATTTATAGAAGGTACGGTAAATTCAAAAGAGATAATATTAAAAGATATATGGATGGATGAGCTTGTATTTATAAGCTCAGTAGACCATGAATGGAATGGAAAAAAATACTTAGATATAGAGGATTTAAAAAATAATAAATTTATTATAAGAGAAGATGGTAGCGGAACAAGAGAACGATTTGAAGATTTTTTAGAAAATAAAGATATTAAATTTGATTCATATATAGAATTAAGTAATTTAGAGGCTATTTTAAATTATGTTAAATTAAATATAGGAGTAAGTTGTTTACCTTATATGTCTGTTTTATCTGAAGAAAATTCAAAATCAATAAATGTATATAGGTTGAAAGATCATAATATTAATAGATCTTTATATAGTGCTATACACAAAGATAAGTATATTTCTAAACCTATAGAATGCTTTATGGAATTTTGTGAAAAAACGGATATTTTAAATAATAAATGA
- a CDS encoding DUF3427 domain-containing protein, translated as MNLKKGIYEQIISDKVNEELEKRKDEIDIKTEAIEREEAKEVLSKHLGDVAKKSLEFIKNLDIEKQIDICNNIISYLSKEVGDEDIKINNIHKKGEILLSIDEKKNNSNLKNKVRPLTPISQSFLFTNSNNEPDLVSELKREILTSDKIDIIVSFIRWTGIRLIKDELIEHTKTKKLRIITTSYLGASEFKAIKFLSTLPNTEIKISYDTERTRLHAKSYMFYRDTGFTTAYIGSSNISKDAMTTGLEWNMKVSEKDSKNIIDKFKATFESYFNDDEFKLFTENDEDMLKSELAKARKKDIKVNIDDIANLDVRPYHYQQEILETLQAEREILNHNKNLVVAATGVGKTVISAFDYKNFVRENKGKVNRLLFIAHREDILVQSMKTFRTILRDRNFGGLYTGNYTPDNIDHVFMTIQTFNSKKFDEITTSDFYDFIIVDEFHHASAKSYQKLLMHYHPKILLGLTATPERMDGKDVLEYFDGRISTEMRLGEAIDRKLLTPFQYFCVSDELDLSKLKWSRGGYDTNELTNILTLDKVNANRRADLVIRSLHDYISDLDEVIGLGFCVSIEHAEFMANYFNEKNIPSVAISSKCSVEERESARLGLVNGIYKFAFVVDLYNEGVDIPEINTILFLRPTDSITVFLQQLGRGLRLSENKECLTVLDYVGQAHKNYNFYEKFSTISKSKGKVLESEIKSGFITLPKGCHIHMEKQAKEYILKNINSFIYNKNTITNKIKSFSIESDKELNLLNFIEFYNITLKDIYKTKNTFARLCVNANIKEDFVCDDEKMLSTAMIRLNNVDSPRLLRFWKNTLENFKEHNTISKFNNEEEKMILMLHYTLFTKAPIDLGINSIHQFLERIYSNKEIYEEILDVIKYNLTHIKIKPLKDRLEYDSLMEAHCTYTKEQILCALGKNTIEKQYPLREGVLYIDELKTDVFLITLNKVEKHFSPSTMYEDYAINDELFNWQSQSRTSDESPTGVRYINHRNTNNKILLFVRENSKEEGITSPYIYLGQADIVSHRGSKPITIVWKLKNKLPARIAVKAEKAL; from the coding sequence ATGAATCTTAAAAAAGGTATATATGAGCAAATTATTTCAGATAAAGTAAATGAAGAACTAGAAAAACGAAAAGATGAAATAGATATAAAAACTGAAGCAATAGAAAGAGAAGAAGCTAAAGAAGTACTATCAAAACATTTAGGTGATGTAGCTAAAAAAAGCCTAGAATTTATAAAAAATTTAGATATAGAAAAGCAAATCGATATATGCAATAACATAATAAGTTACTTATCAAAAGAAGTAGGAGACGAAGATATAAAAATAAATAACATACATAAAAAAGGTGAAATCCTATTATCAATAGATGAAAAGAAGAATAACTCTAACCTAAAAAATAAAGTAAGACCATTAACACCAATATCACAAAGCTTTTTATTTACAAATAGTAATAATGAGCCAGACCTAGTAAGTGAGTTAAAAAGAGAGATACTAACTAGCGATAAAATAGATATCATAGTATCTTTCATTAGATGGACAGGTATAAGATTAATAAAAGATGAATTAATAGAACATACAAAAACAAAGAAGTTAAGAATTATAACAACATCATATTTAGGTGCCAGCGAATTTAAAGCAATTAAATTTTTATCAACATTACCTAATACAGAAATAAAAATATCATATGATACAGAGAGAACAAGACTTCATGCTAAAAGTTATATGTTCTACAGAGATACAGGTTTCACTACTGCATATATAGGTTCATCTAACATATCAAAAGATGCAATGACAACAGGACTTGAATGGAATATGAAGGTAAGTGAAAAAGACTCAAAAAATATTATAGATAAATTCAAAGCTACTTTTGAAAGTTATTTTAATGATGATGAATTTAAATTATTCACAGAGAATGATGAGGATATGTTAAAGTCAGAGCTAGCAAAAGCAAGAAAGAAAGACATTAAAGTAAATATAGATGATATTGCTAATCTTGATGTAAGACCATATCATTATCAACAAGAAATATTAGAAACACTTCAAGCTGAAAGAGAAATTTTAAACCATAATAAAAATTTAGTAGTAGCAGCAACAGGAGTAGGTAAAACTGTAATATCAGCATTTGATTATAAAAACTTTGTTAGAGAAAATAAAGGAAAAGTAAATAGACTTTTGTTTATCGCTCACAGAGAAGATATTTTGGTGCAAAGTATGAAAACTTTTAGAACTATTCTTAGAGATAGAAACTTTGGAGGGCTTTATACAGGAAATTATACTCCAGATAATATTGATCATGTATTTATGACTATACAAACATTCAATTCTAAGAAGTTTGATGAAATAACAACTAGTGATTTTTATGATTTTATTATCGTTGATGAATTTCACCATGCCAGTGCAAAATCTTATCAAAAGTTATTAATGCATTATCATCCTAAAATATTATTAGGACTAACGGCTACACCTGAAAGAATGGATGGGAAAGATGTACTAGAGTATTTTGATGGTAGAATAAGTACAGAGATGAGGCTAGGAGAGGCAATAGATCGAAAATTATTAACTCCATTCCAATATTTCTGTGTAAGTGATGAACTAGATTTAAGTAAACTTAAATGGTCAAGGGGTGGATATGATACTAACGAACTTACTAATATACTTACTTTAGATAAAGTAAATGCAAATAGAAGGGCAGACTTAGTAATTAGAAGTTTACATGACTATATATCAGATTTAGATGAAGTAATCGGATTAGGTTTCTGTGTGAGCATAGAACATGCAGAGTTTATGGCAAATTATTTTAACGAAAAAAATATACCATCAGTTGCAATAAGTTCTAAATGTAGTGTTGAGGAAAGAGAAAGTGCTAGATTAGGTCTTGTTAATGGTATATATAAGTTTGCTTTTGTAGTAGACCTTTACAATGAAGGAGTAGATATTCCAGAAATTAATACTATATTATTCTTAAGACCTACTGATAGTATTACAGTATTTTTACAACAATTAGGTAGAGGACTTAGATTAAGTGAAAATAAAGAATGTTTAACTGTATTGGATTACGTTGGACAAGCTCATAAGAATTATAATTTTTACGAGAAATTTAGTACTATTTCCAAATCAAAAGGTAAAGTATTAGAAAGTGAGATCAAAAGTGGATTTATAACTTTACCTAAAGGTTGCCACATACATATGGAGAAGCAAGCTAAAGAATATATTTTAAAAAATATTAACTCATTTATATACAATAAAAATACTATTACTAATAAAATAAAGTCATTTAGTATAGAGAGTGATAAAGAGTTAAACTTACTTAACTTTATAGAATTTTACAATATAACTTTAAAAGATATATACAAGACTAAAAATACATTTGCTAGACTTTGTGTGAATGCAAATATAAAAGAAGATTTTGTTTGTGATGACGAAAAAATGTTAAGTACAGCAATGATAAGATTAAACAATGTAGATTCACCAAGACTTCTTAGATTTTGGAAAAACACATTAGAGAATTTTAAGGAACATAATACTATATCTAAATTTAATAACGAGGAAGAAAAGATGATATTGATGTTGCATTATACTTTATTCACTAAAGCACCTATTGATTTAGGTATAAATAGTATACATCAATTTTTAGAAAGAATATATTCAAATAAGGAAATATATGAAGAGATCCTTGATGTAATAAAGTATAATCTGACTCATATTAAAATAAAGCCATTAAAAGATAGGCTAGAGTATGATAGTCTAATGGAGGCCCATTGTACTTATACTAAAGAGCAAATACTTTGTGCTTTAGGAAAAAATACTATAGAAAAGCAATATCCTTTAAGAGAAGGAGTATTGTATATAGATGAATTAAAGACAGATGTGTTTTTAATTACCCTTAATAAGGTAGAAAAACATTTTTCACCATCAACTATGTATGAAGATTATGCAATCAATGATGAACTATTTAATTGGCAAAGTCAAAGTAGAACTAGTGATGAGTCTCCGACTGGAGTTAGATATATTAACCATAGAAATACCAATAATAAAATACTTTTATTTGTTAGAGAAAACAGTAAAGAGGAAGGCATCACTAGTCCATATATTTATTTAGGACAGGCTGATATTGTTAGTCATAGAGGTAGTAAACCTATAACTATAGTGTGGAAACTAAAAAATAAGTTACCTGCAAGAATTGCTGTTAAAGCAGAGAAGGCTCTATAA
- a CDS encoding MerR family DNA-binding transcriptional regulator yields MANYFTIGEISKLSNVSLKTLRYYDEIGILKPKYVNKENKYRYYSIEQLTTIDLIKLFGYVS; encoded by the coding sequence ATGGCAAATTATTTTACAATAGGAGAAATATCAAAGCTATCTAATGTTTCATTAAAAACACTTAGATACTACGATGAAATTGGGATATTGAAGCCTAAATATGTAAATAAAGAAAATAAATATAGATATTATTCTATAGAGCAATTAACAACAATAGATTTAATAAAATTATTTGGCTATGTTAGCTAA